A genomic segment from Pseudomonas mendocina encodes:
- a CDS encoding DUF1289 domain-containing protein, producing MAKDVENPCVSLCQLSGELCVSCGRTREEIRKWRGMKRPEKMATVQKAAARMKVIARKKGKN from the coding sequence GTGGCTAAGGACGTTGAGAACCCCTGCGTGTCGTTGTGCCAGCTCAGCGGCGAGCTGTGCGTCAGTTGCGGGCGCACGCGCGAGGAAATCCGCAAATGGCGGGGCATGAAACGGCCCGAGAAGATGGCCACCGTGCAGAAGGCCGCAGCAAGGATGAAGGTGATTGCCAGGAAGAAAGGCAAGAACTAG
- a CDS encoding ParA family protein: MPLISSYAIWNNKGGVGKSTITFHLATRYAEQNPEKDVLVIDLCPQSNSSMILLGGGITGENNVLNLCSQTTPQTVVGYLSEVISRGSGAPLPQPSNFIVNVNTFNKSTPNNIFLLCGDGNLEPMAPAITGAAAAPALTPAVQPWKWVHTIFRELINNLASTSKKDLIVFIDTNPSFSIYTELAISAADRLITPVNADDSSRVATNAMFILLHGQTPPHPIYGSWTYAAQAQRHGMTIPQIHTIVGNRLTQYDGAATAFMALSDATADTLFSAYLTHPSYFTSRKTPASNIHDFRNQYSVALRDFNTAGVVAAHLGIPLSKLTQGYHAVHGTQVKVNAERVDECLSAIDDVITHIS; encoded by the coding sequence ATGCCACTCATCTCTAGCTATGCAATCTGGAACAACAAAGGCGGCGTTGGCAAAAGCACTATCACATTCCACTTAGCGACAAGATATGCCGAACAAAACCCAGAAAAAGATGTATTAGTGATTGACCTTTGCCCTCAATCAAACTCCAGCATGATTCTCCTTGGCGGCGGGATAACTGGCGAGAACAATGTACTAAACCTGTGTAGCCAGACAACTCCACAGACAGTGGTGGGATATCTCAGCGAGGTCATTTCCCGAGGCTCTGGCGCCCCTCTACCCCAGCCAAGTAACTTCATTGTCAATGTAAATACATTCAACAAGTCCACCCCTAACAATATATTCCTCCTATGTGGTGACGGAAACCTCGAGCCAATGGCTCCAGCAATAACTGGCGCGGCAGCAGCACCAGCGCTTACACCAGCAGTTCAACCGTGGAAGTGGGTACACACAATATTCCGCGAGCTAATCAACAACCTAGCCTCCACAAGCAAAAAAGATTTAATAGTCTTCATTGATACAAACCCAAGCTTTTCAATTTACACAGAGCTAGCTATTTCTGCTGCCGACCGACTGATTACTCCTGTAAACGCGGATGACTCTTCAAGGGTTGCAACAAATGCAATGTTTATTCTCCTGCATGGACAAACCCCTCCGCATCCAATATATGGCTCATGGACATATGCAGCCCAAGCACAACGCCACGGAATGACTATCCCGCAAATCCACACGATAGTTGGAAACAGACTAACTCAATACGATGGTGCCGCAACGGCATTTATGGCTTTATCAGATGCAACTGCCGACACATTATTCTCAGCATACCTCACGCACCCGAGCTATTTCACAAGTAGAAAAACTCCCGCATCAAATATTCATGACTTTAGAAACCAATACTCTGTAGCCTTACGAGACTTCAACACTGCTGGGGTAGTCGCAGCCCACTTAGGCATTCCCCTATCGAAGCTTACTCAAGGCTATCACGCAGTACATGGGACACAGGTAAAGGTCAATGCTGAAAGAGTGGATGAGTGCTTATCAGCTATTGATGACGTAATAACCCATATCAGCTGA
- a CDS encoding GGDEF domain-containing protein gives MAFDAPTMLTLTVALALAAALYLAVEWRNVRESPLLFWSAGFATIAIGSTLALLRGSGLILIGIWFANGLLVTAHWFFLLGVARFTEARFSRAWYLIFVAWLAMLLLPEGPQWSRVMLFTNSMLVALVTLKASALLRPHGKSLSVGAVQLRYVLLMHGLFYAAKAMTAVIPGALIDLNAFRGLIIQVSLVEGAMALMLIALSMTGTVRWRREKRIERLAARDPLTALYNRRALEARAGNLLKETSPTRPGALLLIDIDNFKQVNDLHGHLAGDRLLIALGEMLRALLPERALTARLGGDEFVILMDDASNARVVALGDALRQRFNHMAAQAFATPQAVTLSIGATLFDRPPASLAALIEQGDTALYQSKRGGRNSTRVDDRTEAHRGQADQGAP, from the coding sequence ATGGCGTTCGACGCCCCAACCATGCTGACCCTTACCGTCGCCCTCGCCTTGGCCGCTGCGCTGTACCTGGCGGTTGAGTGGCGTAACGTGCGGGAGTCGCCCCTGCTGTTCTGGAGTGCGGGCTTCGCGACCATCGCCATCGGCTCGACCCTTGCCCTGTTGCGCGGCAGCGGCCTGATCCTGATCGGCATCTGGTTCGCCAACGGCCTGCTGGTGACGGCGCACTGGTTCTTCCTGCTGGGCGTGGCCCGCTTCACCGAGGCGCGCTTCTCGCGGGCCTGGTACCTGATCTTCGTCGCCTGGCTGGCGATGCTGCTCCTGCCGGAGGGACCGCAGTGGTCCAGGGTCATGCTGTTCACCAACTCTATGCTGGTCGCCCTGGTCACCCTCAAGGCCAGCGCCCTGCTGCGCCCTCACGGCAAGTCATTGAGCGTGGGCGCCGTTCAGTTGCGCTATGTGTTGCTGATGCACGGCCTGTTCTATGCGGCCAAGGCCATGACCGCGGTGATTCCCGGCGCGCTGATAGACCTCAACGCCTTTCGTGGCTTGATCATCCAGGTTTCGTTGGTGGAAGGCGCCATGGCGCTGATGCTGATCGCCCTGTCGATGACCGGCACCGTGCGTTGGCGCCGCGAAAAACGCATCGAGCGCCTGGCTGCTCGCGATCCGCTGACCGCGCTGTACAACCGCCGCGCGCTGGAGGCGAGAGCCGGCAACCTGCTGAAGGAAACCTCGCCCACACGCCCTGGCGCGCTGCTGCTGATCGATATCGACAACTTCAAGCAGGTCAACGACCTCCACGGCCACCTTGCGGGGGACCGCTTGCTGATCGCCCTCGGCGAGATGCTCCGCGCACTGCTGCCGGAGCGGGCGCTGACGGCTCGCCTGGGCGGCGACGAGTTCGTCATCCTGATGGACGATGCGTCGAATGCTCGCGTCGTGGCATTGGGCGATGCGCTGCGCCAGCGCTTCAACCACATGGCGGCGCAGGCCTTTGCCACGCCGCAGGCCGTCACCCTGAGCATCGGTGCCACACTGTTCGACCGACCACCGGCCAGCCTGGCGGCACTGATCGAGCAAGGCGACACGGCGCTTTATCAGTCCAAGCGCGGCGGCCGTAACAGCACGCGGGTGGATGACCGGACGGAGGCGCATCGCGGCCAAGCGGATCAAGGCGCACCGTAG
- a CDS encoding DMT family transporter produces the protein MKDSARGLLLVTSGIVILSFDGLLVRLAQADGWSIVFWRGLLMFLALGVFSLSARSRASVRAHPLLSACSALLLALISIFFVLAVIHTQVANVVVILCTAPLFAALFTRFFLGEQVALRTWLAIGVAALGIMLVFAGAFNATDLAGNGYALLSSAAVGANLTLLRRHPSLERMPLIALGGLAAALIAWPNAQPFALGTSSYWALAIMGLVQMPLATLLINNATRYLPSAEVALFYLLESVLGTLWVWYFLQETPANATLYGGALVIATLAVHAGLTLRVRQPLPA, from the coding sequence ATGAAAGATTCAGCACGGGGTTTGCTGCTCGTCACCAGCGGTATCGTGATTCTCAGCTTCGACGGCCTGCTGGTGCGCCTGGCCCAGGCCGATGGCTGGAGCATCGTGTTCTGGCGCGGGCTGCTGATGTTCCTGGCGCTCGGTGTGTTCTCGCTGTCGGCCAGAAGCCGTGCCAGCGTCCGCGCGCATCCGCTGCTCAGCGCCTGCTCAGCGCTGCTGCTGGCGTTGATCTCGATCTTCTTCGTGCTGGCGGTGATCCACACCCAGGTCGCCAACGTGGTGGTCATTCTCTGCACCGCGCCGCTGTTCGCCGCGCTGTTCACCCGCTTCTTTCTCGGCGAGCAGGTGGCGCTGCGCACCTGGCTGGCGATTGGCGTGGCGGCATTGGGCATCATGCTGGTATTCGCGGGCGCCTTTAACGCAACCGACCTGGCCGGCAACGGCTATGCGCTGCTGTCCTCGGCGGCCGTGGGCGCCAACCTGACGCTGCTGCGCCGCCATCCATCCCTGGAACGCATGCCGCTGATCGCCCTCGGCGGGCTGGCGGCGGCACTGATCGCCTGGCCCAACGCACAGCCCTTCGCCCTAGGCACCTCGAGCTACTGGGCGCTGGCCATCATGGGCCTGGTGCAAATGCCGCTGGCGACCTTGCTGATCAACAACGCAACGCGTTATCTGCCTTCCGCCGAGGTGGCGCTGTTCTACCTGCTGGAAAGCGTGCTGGGTACGCTCTGGGTCTGGTACTTCCTGCAGGAAACGCCGGCCAATGCCACGCTCTACGGTGGCGCGCTGGTGATCGCCACGCTGGCGGTGCATGCCGGCCTGACCTTGCGCGTGCGCCAACCGCTGCCGGCCTGA
- a CDS encoding ribonucleotide-diphosphate reductase subunit beta yields MLSWDEFDKEDGAEAAAASKATAQSAGTNFDKLDSEAAGSVEQARAVDANDSDAVARAKKALNDLDIQEGLDDLEGASARVQVGDKQMINARADLNQLVPFKYDWAWQKYLDGCANHWMPQEVNMNADIALWKSTDGLSEDERRIVMRNLGFFSTADSLVANNLVLAVYRLITNPECRQYILRQAFEEAIHTHAYQYCIESLGMDEGEIFNMYHEIPSVAKKASWGLKYTRSISDPQFQTGTPETDRQFLRNLIAYYCVLEGIFFYCGFTQILSMGRRNKMTGTAEQFQYILRDESMHLNFGIDVINQIKIENPHLWDAQMKDEATQMILQGTQLEIEYARDTMPRGVLGMNAAMMEDYLKFIANRRLTQIGLKEEYPGTTNPFPWMSEIMDLKKEKNFFETRVIEYQTGGALSWD; encoded by the coding sequence ATGCTGAGCTGGGATGAATTCGACAAGGAAGACGGCGCAGAAGCAGCCGCCGCAAGCAAAGCCACCGCACAAAGCGCCGGCACCAACTTCGACAAGCTCGACAGCGAAGCTGCCGGCTCGGTCGAGCAGGCCCGCGCCGTCGACGCCAACGACTCCGACGCCGTGGCCCGCGCCAAGAAAGCCCTGAACGACCTCGACATCCAGGAAGGCCTGGACGACCTCGAAGGCGCCTCCGCGCGCGTACAGGTCGGCGATAAGCAGATGATCAACGCCCGCGCCGACCTCAACCAACTCGTACCCTTCAAGTACGACTGGGCCTGGCAGAAGTATCTGGATGGTTGCGCCAACCACTGGATGCCGCAGGAAGTGAACATGAACGCCGACATCGCGCTGTGGAAATCCACGGACGGTCTCAGCGAAGACGAGCGCCGCATCGTCATGCGCAACCTCGGCTTCTTCTCCACCGCCGACAGCCTGGTGGCCAACAACCTGGTACTGGCCGTGTACCGCCTGATCACCAACCCCGAGTGCCGCCAGTACATCCTGCGCCAGGCCTTCGAGGAAGCGATCCACACCCACGCCTACCAGTACTGCATCGAGTCGCTGGGCATGGATGAAGGCGAGATCTTCAACATGTACCACGAGATCCCGAGCGTCGCGAAGAAGGCCTCCTGGGGCCTCAAGTACACCCGCTCGATCTCCGACCCGCAGTTCCAGACCGGCACCCCGGAAACCGACCGCCAATTCCTGCGCAACCTGATCGCCTACTACTGCGTACTGGAAGGCATCTTCTTCTACTGCGGCTTCACCCAGATCCTCTCCATGGGCCGCCGCAACAAGATGACCGGCACCGCCGAGCAGTTCCAGTACATCCTGCGTGACGAGTCCATGCACCTGAACTTCGGCATCGACGTGATCAACCAGATCAAGATCGAGAACCCGCACCTGTGGGATGCCCAGATGAAGGACGAAGCGACCCAGATGATCCTGCAGGGCACCCAGCTGGAGATCGAATACGCGCGTGACACCATGCCGCGCGGTGTACTGGGCATGAACGCGGCGATGATGGAGGACTACCTCAAATTCATCGCCAACCGCCGCCTGACCCAGATCGGCCTGAAGGAAGAGTACCCGGGCACCACCAACCCCTTCCCGTGGATGAGCGAGATCATGGACCTGAAGAAGGAGAAGAACTTCTTCGAGACGCGAGTGATCGAGTATCAGACTGGTGGGGCGTTGAGCTGGGATTGA
- a CDS encoding GNAT family N-acetyltransferase, whose translation MFTLSHLSSPPPESLKSQVQQMVVDYFADISAVPLLPSNPLYQLYQYVIGYELHLHLQSMNGDAEGPVQLLLALDDEDPARVLGFALYLPSPDDAAACTLVYLAVHSEHRAQGIGRALLQRLQEQRPHLELACTADKVPLFEALGLQVLATQGAQVVMNSRDYRSSGMFAAVDLAPVFASTEVRQIHAYLLKQHGQRAMQQAEKQRDQYLDALALQAQQLVDERLPSRALH comes from the coding sequence ATGTTCACCCTTTCCCACCTCAGCAGCCCGCCGCCCGAGTCACTGAAGAGCCAGGTGCAGCAGATGGTGGTGGACTATTTCGCCGACATCAGCGCGGTGCCGCTGCTGCCGAGCAATCCGCTGTATCAGCTGTACCAGTACGTGATCGGCTATGAGCTGCATCTGCACCTGCAGAGCATGAACGGCGACGCCGAAGGCCCCGTGCAGTTGCTACTGGCGCTGGACGATGAAGACCCGGCTCGTGTGCTCGGGTTTGCCCTGTACCTGCCCAGCCCGGACGATGCTGCCGCCTGCACCCTCGTCTATCTGGCGGTGCACAGCGAGCATCGCGCTCAGGGCATCGGTCGGGCGCTACTGCAACGCTTGCAGGAGCAACGCCCGCACCTGGAACTGGCCTGCACGGCAGACAAGGTGCCGCTGTTCGAGGCCCTGGGTTTGCAGGTGCTGGCCACCCAGGGTGCGCAGGTGGTGATGAACAGCCGCGACTATCGCTCCAGCGGCATGTTCGCCGCCGTCGACCTGGCGCCTGTGTTCGCCTCCACGGAGGTCCGGCAGATTCACGCCTACCTGCTCAAGCAGCACGGCCAGCGCGCCATGCAACAGGCGGAAAAGCAGCGCGACCAGTACCTCGATGCGCTCGCGCTCCAGGCGCAGCAGCTGGTCGACGAACGCCTGCCGTCACGCGCACTGCACTGA
- a CDS encoding FAD-binding oxidoreductase, whose product MRILPLLILLLCQAAHAGEIVNDVSGMNPIEVAQVLAPTELEQIVEAVRGHAGPIAIGGGRYSMGGQTATEQALQLDMRRFNQVLEFSAERREIRVQAGITWREVLAYIDPHGLSPQIMQSYANFTVGGALSVNAHGRYVGQGPLVLGVRSLRLVLADGQVVDASPTHNSELFYGAIGGYGGLGVIVEATLPLVENSKLMRQTQIMPLGDYAQFFANQVVDNPDMVMHNGILYTDDYDSVRAVSYLRTDAPLTVTERLVPLDRDYKAMRAALAVASSNGGAKVRESLVDPLLLKRPQVQWRNHEASLDVRELQPISGPDYSYVLQEYFVPQAQLEHFVAGMREVLKAHKVKVANISIRHAKADPGTLLAWAREDTFALVIYYRQGVSPDERAAVANWTRQLIDLAIAHQGSYYLPYQIHASREQFLAAYPRAEAFFAVKRRVDPSNKFRNKLWDAYYLPPDNRASAKEL is encoded by the coding sequence ATGCGCATACTCCCCCTTCTTATCCTGCTTCTGTGCCAGGCCGCCCATGCCGGGGAAATCGTCAACGACGTCAGCGGCATGAACCCCATCGAGGTGGCGCAGGTGCTGGCACCTACCGAACTGGAGCAGATCGTCGAGGCGGTGCGCGGGCATGCCGGGCCCATCGCCATTGGTGGCGGGCGCTACAGCATGGGCGGGCAGACCGCTACCGAGCAGGCCCTGCAACTGGACATGCGCCGCTTCAACCAGGTGCTGGAGTTTTCCGCAGAGCGCCGGGAGATTCGCGTGCAGGCCGGTATCACCTGGCGCGAAGTGCTGGCGTACATCGATCCACATGGCCTGTCGCCGCAGATCATGCAGTCCTACGCCAACTTCACCGTTGGCGGCGCGCTCAGCGTCAACGCCCATGGCCGTTACGTCGGCCAGGGGCCGCTGGTGCTCGGCGTGCGTTCGTTGCGCCTGGTGCTGGCCGACGGCCAGGTGGTGGATGCCAGCCCGACGCACAACAGCGAGCTCTTCTACGGTGCCATTGGCGGTTACGGCGGGCTGGGCGTGATCGTCGAGGCCACCCTGCCGCTGGTGGAGAACAGCAAGCTGATGCGTCAGACGCAAATCATGCCGCTCGGTGACTATGCGCAGTTCTTCGCCAACCAGGTCGTCGACAACCCGGACATGGTGATGCACAACGGCATTCTCTACACCGACGACTACGACAGCGTTCGCGCCGTGTCCTACCTGCGTACGGACGCACCGCTGACCGTGACGGAACGCCTGGTGCCGCTGGACCGAGACTACAAGGCCATGCGCGCCGCATTGGCTGTGGCCAGCAGCAATGGCGGCGCCAAGGTGCGCGAAAGCCTGGTCGACCCGCTGCTGCTCAAACGACCGCAGGTGCAGTGGCGCAACCACGAAGCCAGCCTGGATGTGCGCGAGCTGCAGCCCATTTCCGGCCCCGACTACAGCTACGTGCTGCAGGAGTATTTCGTCCCGCAAGCCCAGCTGGAGCACTTCGTCGCGGGCATGCGGGAGGTGCTCAAGGCGCACAAGGTCAAGGTCGCCAATATCTCCATCCGCCATGCCAAGGCCGACCCGGGTACGCTGCTGGCCTGGGCCCGCGAAGACACCTTCGCGCTGGTGATCTACTACCGCCAGGGCGTCTCGCCCGACGAGCGCGCCGCCGTGGCCAACTGGACACGGCAACTGATCGACCTCGCCATCGCCCACCAGGGCAGCTACTACCTGCCGTATCAAATCCACGCCAGCCGTGAGCAGTTCCTCGCCGCCTATCCGCGCGCCGAAGCGTTCTTCGCGGTGAAAAGGCGCGTCGACCCAAGCAACAAATTCCGCAACAAGCTGTGGGATGCCTATTACCTGCCGCCCGATAACCGGGCGAGTGCCAAGGAGTTGTGA